Proteins encoded within one genomic window of Lampris incognitus isolate fLamInc1 chromosome 1, fLamInc1.hap2, whole genome shotgun sequence:
- the LOC130106721 gene encoding protein NLRC3-like: MNPPLRFKDGHHSTEQRDHQERSEVLSGQSVQEHQTDLDSIFMLLEENIVTFVKKELKRFQKDLSPDYPECLERQREEEEEQRRSPREALLKITLHFLRSMKQEELADSLESKTLVTLCRSNLKAALKEKFQCLFEGVAKPGESTLLNQIYTELYITEGGSGEVNNEHEVRQIETASRKPARPETPIKWEDIFKTLPGQDKPIRSLMTRGVAGIGKTVLTQKFTLDWAEDKTNHNIHFTFPFTFRELNVLKDKEFSLVGLLHHFFIETKEAGICSFDQFQVVFIFDGLDECRLPLDFLNNEIWTDVTKSTSVDVLLTNLIKGKLLPSARLWITTRPAAANQIPPKWVDMVTEVGGFTDPQKEEYSRKRFRDEEQARRIISHIKTSRSLHIMCHIPVFCWINATVLDHVLRTNERVEMPKTLTEMYIHFLVVQSIQGTVKYHGRSETEPHWNTESRKMIESLGKLAFEQLEKGNLIFYEADLTECGIDIRAASVYSGVFTQIFKEECGLYQDKVFCFVHLSIQEFLAALYVFLSFINDGVNLLSATQSTSNWLKLFRYKPDLYQTALDKALESPNGHLDLFLRFLLGLSLKPNQNLLRGLLGKTGSKSQTNQQTVRYIQKKIREDLSPERSINLFHCLNELNDHSLVEEIQQYLTSGRLSTDRLSPALWSALVFILLSSEEELDVFDLKKYSSSEEGLLRLLPVVKASYTALLSSCNLSDRSCEVVSSVLSSNSSSVRELDLSHNDLQDSGVKLLSAGLGSPQCRLETLRLSFCNLSDRSCEVVSSVLSSTSSVRELDLSNNDLQDSGVKLLSAGLGSPQCRLETVRLSGWLVTEEGVSSLLSALSSNPSHLRELDLSYNQPGDSGGKLLSAGPEDPHWRLNTLRLDHAGVCWLTPGVRKYACELTLDPNTAHRDLLLCEDNRKVTWGREEQSYPDHTDRFDLWRQVLCRESLTDRCYMEVQWKGDVYIGVTYRGIRRRGGGDDSLLGYNEKSWSLSCYSDVYRAWHNKRETQIRISSPSSYRVGVYLDWSAGTPSFYRVSSDTLTHLHTFTSTFTEPLHVVFVLWSPGSSVCVC; this comes from the exons ATGAATCCACCTCTTAGATTCAAAGATGGACACCACTCTACTGAGCAGAG AGACCAccaggagaggtcagaggttCTCAGTGGTCAGTCTGTCCAGGAGCATCAAACAGACCTGGACTCCATATTTATG CTGCTCGAGGAGAACATTGTCACttttgtgaagaaggagctgaagagGTTCCAGAAGGATCTGAGTCCAGATTACCCAGAGTgcttagagagacagagggaggaggaagaggagcagaggaggagtcCCAGAGAGGCACTTCTGAAGAtcacactgcacttcctgaggagTATGAAGCAGGAGGAGCTGGCTGACTCTCTGGAGAGCA AAACCCTTGTTACCTTGTGCCGGAGTAACCTCAAAGCAGCTCTGAAGGAGAAGTTTCAGTGTTTGTTTGAGGGTGTTGCTAAACCAGGAGAGTCAACACTTCTGAATCAGATCTACACAGAGCTCTACATCACAGAGGGAGGCAGCGGAGAGGTCAATAATGAACATGAGGTCAGACAGATTGAAACAGCATCCAGGAAACCAGCGAGACCAGAAACACCGATCAAATGGGAAGACATCTTTAAAACCTTACCTGGACAAGATAAACCAATCAGATCATTGATGACAAGGGGAGTGGCTGGCATCGGGAAAACAGTCTTAACACAGAAGTTCACTCTGGACTGGGCTGAAGACAAAACCAACCACAATATACACTTCACATTTCCATTCACCTTCAGAGAGCTGAATGTGCTGAAAGATAAAGAGTTCAGCTTGGTgggacttcttcatcacttctttaTTGAAACCAAAGAAGCAGGAATCTGCAGCTTTGACCAGTTCCAAGTTGTGTTCATCTTTGATGGTCTGGATGAGTGTCGACTTCCTCTGGACTTCCTGAACAATGAGATCTGGACTGATGTCACAAAGTCCACCTCAGTGGATGTGCTGCTGACAAACCTCATCAAGGGGAAACTGCTTCCCTCTGCTCGCCTCTGGATAACCACACGACCTGCAGCCGCCAACCAGATCCCTCCTAAGTGGGTTGACATGGTAACGGAGGTGGGAGGGTTCACTGATCCACAGAAGGAGGAGTACTCCAGGAAGAGATTCAGAGATGAGGAGCAGGCCAGAAGAATCATCTCACACATCAAGACATCACGAAGCCTCCACATCATGTGTCACATCCCAGTCTTCTGTTGGATCAATGCTACAGTTCTGGATCATGTGTTGAGAACAAATGAGAGAGTAGAGATGCCCAAGACCCTGACTGAGATGTACATCCACTTCCTGGTGGTTCAGTCCATCCAGGGGACTGTGAAGTATCATGGGAGATCTGAAACAGAGCCACACTGGaatacagagagcaggaagatgaTTGAGTCTCTGGGAAAACTGGCCTTTGAACAGCTGGAGAAAGGCAACCTGATCTTCTATGAAGCAGACCTGACAGAGTGTGGCATTGATATCAGAGCAGCCTCAGTATATTCAGGAGTGTTCACACAGATCTTTAAAGAGGAGTGTGGGCTGTACCAGGACAAGGTTTTCTGCTTTGTCCATCTGAGCATTCAAGAGTTTCTGGCTgctctttatgtctttctctcattcatcAATGATGGAGTCAATCTGCTGTCAGCAACACAGTCAACCTCCAACTGGCTTAAACTATTTAGATATAAACCAGACCTCTACCAGACAGCACTGGACAAGGCGTTAGAGAGTCCAAACGGACATCTGGACTTGTTCCTGCGCTTCCTCCTGGGCCTCTCACTGAAACCCAATCAGAATCTCCTACGAGGCCTGCTGGGAAAGACAGGAAGTAAGTCACAGACCAATCAGCAAACAGTCCGGTACATCCAGAAGAAGATCAGGGAGGATCTCTctccagagagaagcatcaatctGTTCCACTGTCTGAATGAACTGAATGACCATTCTCTAGTGGAGGAGATCCAACAGTACCTGACATCAGGAAGACTCTCCACAGACCGACTctctcctgctctgtggtcagctCTGGTCTTCATCTTACTGTCTTCAGAAGAGGAGCTGGACGTGTTTGACCTGAAGAAATACTCTTCTTCAGAGGAGGGTCTTCTGAGGCTGCTGCCAGTGGTCAAAGCCTCCTATACAGCTCT gttgagttcctgtaatctgtcagacagaagctgtgaagttgtgtcctcagttctcagctccaactcctctagtgtgagagagctggacctgagtcacaatgatctgcaggattcaggagtgaagctgctctctgctggactggggagtccacaatgtagactggaaactctcag gtTGAGTTTCTGTAATCTGTCAGACAGAAGCTGTGAAGTTGTGTCCTCGGTTCTCAGCTCCACctctagtgtgagagagctggacctgagtaacaatgatctgcaAGACTCAGGagtgaagctgctctctgctggactggggagtccacaatgCAGACTGGAAACTGTCAG gctgtCAGGCTGGCTGGTCACAGAGGAAGGTGTTTCTTCTCTGCTCTCAGCTCTGAGCTCCAACCCCTCCCatctgagagagctggacctgagctacaaccagccaggagactcaggagggaagctgctctctgctggaccgGAGGATCCACACTGGAGACTGAACACTCTCAG gtTGGACCATGCTGGAGTGTGCTGGTTGACACCAGGAGTGaggaagt atgcctgtgaactcacactggacccaaacacagcacacagagacCTCCTTCTGTGTGAGGACAACAGAAAGGTGACATGGGGGAGAGAGGAGCAGTCGTATCCTGATCATACAGACAGATTTGACCTCTGGAGACAGGTTCTATGTAGAGAGAGTCTGACTGACCGCTGTTACATGGAGGTACAGTGGAAAGGAGATGTTTATATAGGAGTGACTTACAGAGGAatcagaaggagaggaggaggtgatgaCTCTCTGCTTGGGTATAATGAAAAGTCATGGAGTCTGTCCTGCTATAGTGATGTATACAGAGCCTGGCATAATAAAAGAGAAACACAGATACgtatctcctccccctcctcttacaGAGTAGGAGTGTATCTGGACTGGTCTGCTGGAACTCCGTCCTTCTACAGAGTCTcctctgacacactgacacacctccacaccttcacctccacattcactgaacctctccatgttgtgtttgtgttgtggtcACCTggctcctcagtgtgtgtgtgttag